A section of the Rhodanobacteraceae bacterium genome encodes:
- a CDS encoding IPTL-CTERM sorting domain-containing protein, whose protein sequence is MQEPDATVDADPLTSEGIFVFTSSAPPAAAAVGNLVQVTATVVEFVPGSDPFQPPLTELSSPTVVQISAGNPLPAPIALTTTFPDPAGAFDQLEAVEGMRVSVASLTVNAATAGNVNETNATGSNNGVFHGVVTGVPRSLREPGIQPPDPTPAGTIPPIPRWDGNPELIRVDSDGLTGQPQLTVAVGQTVSNLVGPLDYGFRRYTILPDNSPTASGPNGSVAVSAPLPTEVTVASYNLQRFFDDVNDPAISEPVLTATAYANRLNKASLGIRNELQTPDIVGVVEVENLSTLQALAAKINSDAVASAQPDPMYVAYLIEGNDVGGIDVGFLVKTAPVNGPLPRVTVNAVVQELAGTLFVNPDTSTTLLNDRPPLRLDAVVNNATGQTYPLTVIVNHLRSLSGATDTAVGPNGWATDGERIRAKRQAQAEDLAVLVQNRQAANPNEQIVLIGDFNAFEFNDGLGDSMNAIAGTPTPDNQTAVAGDGADLVNPDLDNLFDTVAADERYSFVFDGVAQSLDHALVNAAVLSATTAPRIEHARINAGFPEVDRNDPMTARRLSDHDPLVVYLTPNGFVPIDIAIDKVVNGDPVTAGTQIDYTIEVENFGPQAALNSVWSDTLPAGTRFVSLSSVAGWTCTTPAVGATGTVSCSNPSVAVGSSVFTLVISVDANVAAGSVISNNASVSTGSPDTNPMNNSSTAQFTVVAESDMSITLTDAPDPVTAGTNLTYTAVVTNGGPSDATGVTITLPVPANTSFVSGSVSGGGSCSGAPVVCTVSGSIAPMGSRTATITLLVSASAANGSSISATASVATASIDNNGANDSASTTTLVAADANLDLSLSASALEVLINEPVTFTAVSLNLGPSDAQNLSITMTLTPDFRYSAHTATGATCTTPQVGTSGSVTCTWAGATAPNVSRTLQVVAYSNNQGATAVNASTVSDTSDPVTANNVGNVSVQVGFAVEAIPTMNAYGLILLGLMLGLIGFVAVRRNS, encoded by the coding sequence ATGCAGGAGCCCGATGCCACGGTTGACGCCGATCCGCTGACCTCCGAGGGCATTTTCGTCTTCACCAGTTCGGCCCCACCGGCGGCCGCAGCCGTGGGCAATCTGGTCCAGGTTACGGCCACGGTGGTCGAATTTGTCCCGGGTTCCGACCCCTTCCAGCCGCCGCTGACCGAGCTCAGTTCACCGACGGTGGTCCAGATCTCTGCGGGCAACCCCTTGCCGGCGCCGATTGCGCTGACGACCACATTCCCGGATCCGGCCGGCGCTTTCGACCAGTTGGAGGCTGTGGAAGGCATGCGCGTCTCCGTGGCTTCGCTGACGGTCAATGCCGCCACCGCGGGCAACGTCAACGAAACCAATGCCACCGGCAGCAACAATGGCGTGTTCCACGGTGTGGTCACCGGTGTGCCGCGTTCGCTGCGCGAGCCGGGTATCCAGCCGCCGGATCCGACCCCGGCCGGCACCATTCCGCCGATTCCGCGCTGGGATGGCAATCCGGAACTGATCCGCGTCGACAGCGACGGCCTGACGGGCCAGCCACAGCTGACGGTAGCCGTCGGCCAGACCGTGAGCAATCTGGTCGGGCCGCTGGATTATGGTTTCCGCCGCTACACGATCCTGCCTGACAACAGCCCGACGGCATCGGGCCCGAACGGCAGCGTAGCGGTCAGCGCGCCGCTGCCGACCGAAGTCACGGTGGCTTCCTACAACCTGCAGCGCTTCTTCGACGATGTGAACGATCCGGCCATCAGCGAGCCGGTACTCACGGCGACGGCTTATGCCAATCGATTGAACAAGGCCTCGCTCGGCATCCGCAACGAGCTGCAGACCCCGGATATCGTCGGCGTGGTCGAAGTCGAGAATCTGAGCACGCTGCAGGCGCTGGCGGCCAAGATCAACAGCGATGCCGTGGCCTCTGCTCAGCCCGATCCGATGTACGTGGCTTATCTGATCGAGGGCAACGATGTCGGCGGTATCGATGTCGGCTTCCTGGTCAAGACCGCGCCGGTCAATGGCCCGCTGCCGCGGGTGACGGTCAATGCCGTCGTCCAGGAGCTGGCCGGAACGCTCTTCGTCAACCCGGATACGAGCACCACGCTGCTGAATGACCGTCCGCCGCTGCGCCTGGATGCCGTGGTCAACAACGCCACCGGCCAGACCTACCCGCTGACCGTGATCGTCAACCATCTGCGCTCGCTCAGTGGCGCCACCGACACTGCTGTCGGTCCCAATGGTTGGGCCACCGACGGCGAGCGCATCCGCGCCAAGCGTCAGGCCCAGGCCGAGGATCTGGCCGTGCTGGTGCAGAACCGTCAGGCCGCCAATCCGAACGAGCAGATCGTGCTGATCGGCGATTTCAATGCCTTCGAGTTCAACGATGGTCTGGGCGATTCGATGAACGCCATCGCCGGCACGCCGACCCCGGACAACCAGACCGCAGTGGCTGGCGACGGCGCTGATCTGGTCAACCCGGATCTGGACAACCTGTTCGACACGGTCGCCGCCGACGAGCGCTATTCCTTCGTCTTCGACGGCGTCGCCCAGTCGCTGGACCACGCTCTGGTCAACGCTGCCGTGCTGTCGGCCACGACCGCTCCGCGCATCGAGCATGCCCGCATCAACGCCGGTTTCCCGGAAGTGGATCGCAATGACCCGATGACCGCACGACGGCTCTCGGATCATGATCCGCTGGTGGTCTACCTGACGCCCAACGGCTTCGTGCCGATCGACATCGCTATCGACAAGGTGGTCAACGGTGATCCGGTCACCGCCGGCACCCAGATCGACTACACCATCGAAGTCGAGAATTTTGGCCCGCAGGCGGCACTCAACTCGGTCTGGAGCGACACCCTGCCGGCCGGAACGCGTTTCGTCTCGCTGAGCAGCGTCGCTGGCTGGACCTGCACCACCCCGGCCGTCGGTGCTACCGGCACGGTCAGCTGCAGCAACCCGAGCGTGGCCGTGGGCAGCTCGGTCTTCACGCTGGTGATCAGCGTCGATGCCAATGTCGCCGCCGGCAGCGTGATCAGCAACAACGCCAGCGTCAGCACCGGTTCGCCGGACACCAATCCGATGAACAACTCGAGCACGGCGCAGTTCACCGTGGTGGCCGAATCGGATATGTCGATCACGCTGACCGACGCCCCGGATCCAGTGACGGCAGGTACCAATCTGACCTACACGGCCGTCGTCACCAACGGCGGCCCGTCCGATGCCACGGGTGTCACCATCACCCTGCCGGTTCCCGCCAACACCAGCTTCGTCTCCGGCTCCGTGTCGGGTGGCGGCAGTTGCTCGGGTGCGCCGGTGGTGTGCACGGTCAGCGGCAGCATTGCGCCCATGGGTTCGCGTACGGCGACCATCACCCTGCTGGTGTCGGCTTCAGCAGCCAATGGCAGCAGCATCAGCGCCACGGCCAGCGTGGCCACGGCGTCGATCGACAACAACGGGGCCAACGACAGCGCCAGTACCACCACGCTGGTGGCCGCCGATGCCAACCTGGACCTCAGCCTCAGCGCCTCCGCGCTGGAAGTGCTGATCAATGAGCCCGTGACCTTCACCGCGGTCAGTCTGAACCTCGGCCCGTCCGACGCCCAGAATCTGTCGATCACGATGACCCTGACGCCGGACTTCCGCTACAGCGCGCATACGGCAACCGGCGCGACCTGCACCACGCCTCAGGTGGGCACCAGCGGTTCGGTCACCTGTACCTGGGCCGGCGCCACGGCACCGAATGTCTCGCGTACCTTGCAGGTGGTGGCCTACAGCAACAACCAGGGTGCCACGGCGGTGAATGCCAGCACGGTGTCGGATACCTCCGATCCGGTGACCGCCAACAACGTCGGCAATGTCAGCGTCCAGGTGGGCTTCGCGGTCGAGGCCATTCCGACGATGAACGCCTACGGCCTGATCCTGCTGGGTCTGATGCTGGGCCTGATCGGCTTCGTCGCGGTGCGCCGCAACAGCTGA
- a CDS encoding cupin domain-containing protein → MSDSSTLLRSDFSLREVVDTRVLPEVGSPSPGVTRRMIERIGDEVARATSIVRYAPGSNFAEHRHELGEEFLVLAGVFADEYGRYPAGTYVRNPPGSAHSPRTDEGCLLFVKLRQMAPDDQTRVVVDTRGAAWRQGLVPGLQVLPLGGYQNESTALVRWAPGTVFQPHTHFGGEEILVLEGVFEDEYGRYPAGSWMRSPHGSHHAPFSREGALIWVKVGHLPIAAES, encoded by the coding sequence ATGTCTGATTCCTCCACATTGCTGCGCAGCGACTTCAGCCTTCGTGAAGTCGTCGATACCCGAGTGTTGCCGGAAGTGGGTTCGCCCAGTCCGGGCGTGACCCGGCGAATGATCGAGCGCATCGGCGACGAGGTGGCCCGCGCCACCTCGATCGTCCGCTACGCTCCCGGTTCGAATTTCGCCGAACACCGCCACGAACTCGGCGAAGAATTCCTGGTGCTTGCCGGCGTGTTCGCCGACGAGTACGGCCGTTACCCGGCCGGCACCTATGTGCGCAATCCACCGGGATCTGCCCACTCGCCACGCACCGACGAGGGCTGCCTGCTGTTCGTGAAGCTCCGGCAGATGGCGCCTGATGACCAGACCCGCGTGGTCGTCGATACCCGCGGCGCCGCCTGGCGCCAGGGTCTGGTGCCAGGATTGCAGGTGCTGCCGCTGGGTGGATACCAGAACGAAAGCACGGCGTTGGTGCGCTGGGCGCCCGGCACCGTATTCCAGCCGCACACACACTTTGGCGGCGAGGAGATCCTGGTGCTGGAAGGCGTGTTCGAGGACGAGTACGGTCGCTATCCCGCCGGCAGCTGGATGCGCAGCCCACACGGCAGCCACCACGCGCCCTTCAGCCGCGAGGGCGCGCTGATCTGGGTCAAGGTTGGTCATCTGCCGATCGCCGCTGAAAGCTGA
- a CDS encoding AraC family transcriptional regulator, producing the protein MTPSTPPDRLDALLRRFSLRTSLFHAGPLCGINDIGATAGVGHLHVIRAGEVEVLHGNLPPMTITEPTLLFYPRAVAHRFVSDAQAGADMVCASTHFGGGDDNPLVRALPAVLALPLREHEAISATLDLLVDEAFGGRCGGRIAVDRLFEVLLIQLLRELMQQGRVQDGMLAGLAHPQLRHALIAMHEAPQEAHGLESLAARAHMSRTRFAQAFRELVGQTPLDYLAAWRMAVAQDLLQRDHSLAQIAEQVGYGSAIAFNRAFKSRMGVAPGAWRRQLLADVAQSRQGH; encoded by the coding sequence ATGACACCCAGCACCCCACCCGACCGGCTTGATGCGCTGCTGCGACGCTTCAGCCTGCGCACCAGCCTGTTTCACGCCGGCCCGCTGTGCGGCATCAACGATATCGGGGCCACGGCCGGAGTCGGGCATCTGCATGTCATCCGCGCTGGCGAGGTAGAGGTGCTGCACGGCAATCTGCCACCGATGACGATCACCGAGCCCACGCTGTTGTTCTACCCCCGGGCTGTCGCCCATCGCTTCGTCAGTGATGCCCAAGCAGGCGCCGACATGGTGTGCGCCAGCACCCATTTCGGCGGCGGCGACGACAATCCGCTGGTGCGCGCCTTGCCGGCGGTTCTGGCACTGCCGCTGCGCGAGCACGAAGCGATCTCGGCGACCCTGGACCTGCTGGTGGACGAAGCCTTCGGCGGCCGTTGCGGCGGACGCATCGCCGTCGATCGCCTGTTCGAGGTGCTGCTGATTCAACTGCTGCGGGAACTGATGCAACAAGGTCGGGTGCAGGACGGCATGCTCGCCGGTCTGGCGCATCCGCAGCTGCGCCATGCCCTGATCGCCATGCACGAGGCGCCGCAGGAAGCCCATGGACTGGAGTCACTCGCGGCGCGTGCGCACATGTCGCGCACGCGCTTTGCCCAGGCCTTCAGGGAACTGGTCGGGCAAACCCCGCTTGATTATCTGGCCGCATGGCGCATGGCCGTGGCTCAGGACCTGCTGCAGCGCGATCACAGCCTGGCGCAGATCGCCGAACAGGTGGGCTATGGCAGCGCCATCGCTTTCAACCGCGCCTTCAAGTCGCGCATGGGAGTGGCCCCGGGCGCGTGGCGCAGGCAGCTGCTGGCGGATGTTGCGCAAAGCCGTCAGGGCCATTGA